The segment TTGACGGCATCGAGCAGGTCGAGGGAATCCCCGAAATAGGCTTCGGCATCGCCGTCGTAGCAGGTGCCGTGGGTGATCCATTCGTGCCGGTCGAGCGCGGACTGCGTGCCGGGCATCATGACACGCAATTCATCCCGCAGCGCTGCGGAAATGTCCGGCTCGGGCAGCAGGTCCCAATCGCCCTGTTCATCCAGGGCGACGGTCTCGGCGTCCACGCCGCAATAGTCGCGTGAGCGTGGCTGCGGCCACAGCCCATGCAGGGCAAAGTTTCCAGCGTCGAAGCGGTCCTCGGTCTGGCTCTCGCATTCGGGACGATCGGGCCGGGTTTCGCAGAAGGCGGGCTGCCAGCTGATGGCCAGCACATATTGGGTGCGGTCCTGCGCCAGGGTTGGCGAAACAAGGAGGCCGAGCAGGGCAAGGGCGGAAATGAAACGCATGATCAAATCCTCAAATGAAAAGGGCGGCCCTGGAGGACCGCCCCGTAGTCTTACAGCGTGATGCGATAGACGCCAAAGCCTTCGGCATTGCTTTCGCCGGTGGCTTCGATCTTGACGCCCTTCACGTCATCGACGAATTCGGCGCCCTTGGGGCCGGTGGTGAAGAGCACCGAGGTGTCACCGATTTCGGCCAGCGACCAATTGCCGTCAGCGGACGGCGAAATGGTGCCGTTTTCGACGATGAAGCGGATGATGATGTCGCGATTGGTATCAGGACCAACGAAGACGATCTTGTCCGAGGTGATGCCCGGGAAGGCGCCGCCGCCGCTGGCGCGGTAGTTGTTGGTGGCGACGATGAATTCCTGGGCCGGGTCGATCGGGGCACCGTCATACATCAGCTCGACGATGCGATTGGCATCCGGATTGGTTTCGGCCGAACCGTCTGCCGCATATTTGGACGGCTGGGTCAGGTCGATCTTGTAGGTCACGCCGTCGATCACGTCGTAGTTGAAGGACGGGAACTCCGGGTTGATCAGTTCGGCATCCTTGGCGCCGGCTTCGACCTGATTGAAGATGCCTGCCGAGCGTTCGAGCCAGTTCTTGACGTCCGCGCCGGTGATTTTCACGGCC is part of the uncultured Devosia sp. genome and harbors:
- a CDS encoding ribonuclease, translated to MRFISALALLGLLVSPTLAQDRTQYVLAISWQPAFCETRPDRPECESQTEDRFDAGNFALHGLWPQPRSRDYCGVDAETVALDEQGDWDLLPEPDISAALRDELRVMMPGTQSALDRHEWITHGTCYDGDAEAYFGDSLDLLDAVNETVVRDLFAGNIGKRLTQEQIRAAFDEAFGQGAGDRVRLSCINDGNRRLIDELTIGLTGQPQGPDSFGRLILAARPTDGGCDGGMVDAVGLQ